From the Labeo rohita strain BAU-BD-2019 chromosome 21, IGBB_LRoh.1.0, whole genome shotgun sequence genome, the window GTGGGTCAGTATGATGATCATGATGTCCACCAGAAAGCCAGTGGAAGTCAGAGCATAAAAGATTATTGAtcttattaattacattaatattacaaattaactATTTGGTTGCTTTGTGTGTAacatgattgattgattgattgatttaattaCAGAAGGTATGTTTTCTCACCACCGTAACAGAAGAAAGGCAAACTGGCAAAGCAGCTCTCATCTGTCCACTGACCAAAGTATTGTAAAGACACTGCTGTGCAATGTTGAGCTCCATTCAGTGCTTGGACACTTGCACCATTATCTGGCTGTGCTTCAACACTTTGAGTGTATGGCAGCCAATGTGTGAAGGAAGAGTTGCTCTGATCTGACCACAGTCTGTTTCTGTGCAGACCAATCCatacataataatagtaataatgtgcAACATTTATTATCTGTTGATGCTCTGTCTCATTTCTCACACTGGCCAGGTCTGTGTATTTCTCTCTGCAGTAGCTCTGAGCTCCAGTCCAGGTTGTATACTCAGATACCCAGACATACTTCTGAGAGGAGTTTTCTGTACCTAAGATAAAACGTAACTGCAtgaatagtcttttttttattattattttatcattataaattaaatgtctTACCATCATAGCAAACAAATGTAAAGAAGTTGTCACAGGATGAATCAAACCAGTCTCCAGCATaattcatgtaaacacacaGATCATTCCCATCGTAGTTGTTTGGTTCATGATAGAAGTTTCTGAAATCTCTCTCTCCTTCCTGATAGAAATCATTGTCTTCCAGTGACCATCTCCAGCTGTTCACATCATCATACAGTCCAATCCAGGCTGAATCATTGTAACTCCCATTAACTGTGTTAATCAGTCTGTTCATTTCCTCCATGTTCTCAATGGTGGCCAGATCAGTGTAATTCTGTCTGCAGTATCTCTGAGCTTCAGTCCAGGTCTTAGACTCATTCACAAAGTGATACTGACAGAATGATGCTAATGCTGTGTTTGGGGTTACATAATTTGCAAAATTGAATGCCAATGTTGCATTTCAAAGATTTCTCATCTATAATCTGGGAGTAATAAACAACCGTTTGTAAACTAACAAGACAACCAGAATATGTACATGTTCTATATTgttcttaatttcaaaaaaacaaacaaataaacaaacaaacaaaaaacaggggATTTGGAATTATATGTCCCGCAGTATTGTGTTTAGTGCTTATTGCACAGCACCGCTGCTGATAGTTTGGTCTAGCAAACAATATTATACTTTAAGTATGTGTGGTagttatttactttatttacttttattttaaacaaactgaGGGAGGATTCCAGATTATTTTCCTTGGCAGTTATGACACATATGGATCATTTAAGGTGCATTACCACAGATATAcactgtatatactgtaataaCACTGACAGCTGTGTCAGTATCTGTAGGCAAACTCTGTCGGGGTCTAAGTGATCTACTCACCACTGTAGCAAATGAAAGGTAATGCAGTGTTGCAGTTTTCATCTGTCCAGCTCCCAGAGTCTCTAAATGACACTGCAGTGCAGTATTCACTGTATCCAGCATTATCTGGCTGTCCTGTCCTCCAGTTACTGAATGAAGAGTTGCTCTGATCTGACCAAGATCTGGTTCTGTACAGTCCAATCCAAACAgtgtaataatcaaaaattaatgaCTGAACCCTGTGGTTTTCAGTCTCATTCCTGATACTGACGAGGTCTGTGTGATGTTCTCTGCAGTAACTCTGAGCTTCAGTCCAGTTTTTGTTATAGTAAATAACCACATAACGTTCAGTAGCGTTTGGTCTTCCTGTAGGGAAGCAAATTAAACATGGATATTGTGGAATCTTAAATATGAtattctaataaaatatttgaaatcaaTAGCATTTCTCACCATCATAGCAAACAAATGGAAGCGTATAGTAGCAAGAGGCTTCACTCCATATTCCCCAATGATATgacatgtacacacacagacTCTGTCCACCCGCGTCCACTGGTTGCTGAACATACCAGCTTTTAAATCCTCCATCTAATGTTGTATTATCCAGTGACCATCTCCAGCTGTTCATATCATCATACAGTCCAATCCAAGCTTTGCCATAGTAAGTGCCGCGTACTGTTTTATATAGTCTGTTCATTTCCTCCATGTTATCAATGGTGGCCAGATCAGTGTAATTCTGTCTGCAGTATCTCTGAGCTTCAGTCCAGGTCTTAGACTCATTCACAAAGTGATACTGACGGGTACATAAAGATTCAGAGCAGATTCCTATAAGTTAAGATTAAAATTACTAAGGGATCATGTCTGGGGTCAGTAATCATAAAGCCTATTGTTAACTTCAGGTAAATTATGAGCAGTGTGAAATGTTAAGCAAGATAACCCAGGATTCCATTTACCAAGGGTTTAGAATGACCCAGGTGAAAAGCCCTAATAATATCCAAAACTAAACACGAAaaacaaaatagtaaaaatgaacTCACTTTTGTAGCAGATGAAAGGCATGCTGAATAAGCAATTCTCATCAGTCCATCGACCTGAATGGCTGAACGATACAGCAGTACATTGCTGCAAATACCACTGACGATAGTCATATCAACCATTATCTGGTTGCTGTGCTGAAGTAGGAACTGCTGCTCTCCAGTTTTCATAACTGGTTATTTGACGATCAGACCAAATCCTGTTTCTGTACAGACCGATCCAGACTCCTCCACCTGCTGTCTCAAGGATCCTCTGGTTCTCAGTCTTATTTCTCACATTGACGAGATCTGTGTAATGATCTCTGCAGTATCTATGAGCTTCTGACCAGGTTTTCCCATCACTGATTCTTATGTAACTCTGTGTGTCATTCACTCTACCTGAGATATGAAATAtgacaaatataaaaacagatacACATAAATACTCATTAAGAAAAGAATAGAACATCTCacaaacaaattgtttttaccgTCATTATAGCAGATGAATGGTAGCATATTGTCACATGATATATCAAACCAGTCTCCATTATAATCCATGTAAACACATAGTTGTTTGCCaccatgttttaaaaaacatgtttatgtgGAGTTGGTGATCTATACTGTATGTCCGTGtaaaactaaacattattttatgtaaaaatactaGTTGTGTTGATCATCAGACAGATCAACTGCCCAAGGAATTTGTGATAAATTTGTTATTGATGAATCTACTGTAGTGTTGAATaagtgattttgtttgtttctccTTTTCCTTGTAGtatttttaaactattgttttaataaatttgctcACCACTGTAGCAAGGCAACCTGTCTGAGCAGTTCTCATCTGTCAACTGGCCAGGTTGTTGTGAAGACACAGCTGTGCAGTGCTGAGTATCAGCCTGTCCTGGTGTGTTGAAACCATTATCTGGCTGTGCAGTTTCACCCGTGACTGGTTTCCAGTTTGTGAAAGAAGAGCTGACCACAGTCTCTTTCTGCGCAGTgcgaaaataatacatttaacgttttttaatattattgttcaaatgataaagaaaatgtaatttggTATGCTTTATAGAATGGAAATAATAACGAATTCAGTAGTTTACCTTTGGATTTTTCTTGCCGTTTTAAGTTTATGTGACTGTATTTGTAATGGTTGGCAAAGTAAAAGGGGTGGATCATTTCTTTAAACATTCCTGAGATCATGAAACGTGGATCACATAGCTGCTTTATCAGATTTGTACTTTGTGCACTGAACATTGTGAGTCTACATTAACAATGGTTAAAGAGGCTTAGTGGATGTTCTGGCCAGATGCACACAGCCAATGGGAATTAATTTCCATCAGTGCTCATTCTCAAGGTAAGTTAGACAGAGCTGAGCGTTTGTATGTGAAAAGATCCTTAATATGATTGCATGTAAATTTCATGAATTCATACATTTCATGTCTGAAATTGATCTCCAGTTAGAGATCTCTCATTCATAGTTGATGAAATCCAGAAATGCATGCAACAGATCCTCCTGGATTGAATTTGTGTCTTTgttgagtaaataattaaaaaataactcatTCTTAAAGGTAATCATGTATTTTGTTActaaattagtgtttttaaacaaatacactTACTAATGCACTAATGCACAGACAATTACAAAGACAGTTCCTAGATTCGAAGACTGGATCTCAAGGAAAGATGAATTCTAGAAGATTTGAATTGTAAATAAGTGTAGGCTAAGGTtgttaaatgtagtttaaatttagtttattacattacattcagcaaataattgcaattatttataCAAATGAAAGAACGTTATGGCATAGGAGTTTTGGGGAAAAGCCCAcccaaccacacacacacacacacacacacacacaattaaactgtattgtttattcaaaacttttattttttagattacaGAAATAAGTATCATCAGGAGTTGACAACTAAGAAACTTGAAGTTTACAAAGttctaaaaatgaaacatgcaACAAATTTTCTTGTGTGCAGAAATGATTTTCTCGTCTCTCATGGGCTGATTTTACGATAGCTCCTTAAATGCATGGTGAAGTTGCTGGGAAGTCCTTGTCTTATAAACTCTTCCCGGAGCTGAAAtgtgatttgttttgtgtttgtgagaTATCCTTCAACACAgtatgcttattttttttttaatggaatgatcataaatgaaaaaaaaaaaaaaaattttgtatgGAATGgtcatgaattaattaattaatatatatatatatatatatatatattaacgtTCAGGTACTTACTTTTATAACCACCAAGTCTTCAATCTGAGACTTTGATAAACTTTCCACACTTCTAAATTTAACTGTCAATCCTACTTTGTACCTACCTGTGAAAATGTGGGAAATCAGTGTGTGtaattataaaacacatttatgttgaTTTGATGATCTACAGTATATGTCTGCTTCAAACTAAAAATCCCTTCTATTTTACGTAAAGATACTAGTTGTATTGATCATCAGACATTAACTACACAAGgaatttataatacattattaatgaATCTGTTAATGAATAAGCAACATTGGTTGTTTCTCCTTACAgtagtcattgaatcattgttTTGTGATAGAAGGTGCTGAATATTTGCTCACCACTGTAACAGAAGAAAGGCAACCTGTCCAGGCAGTTCTCATCTGTCCACTGGCCAAATTGTTGTAAAGACACAGCTGTGCAGTGCTGAGTACCAGCCTGTACTGGTGTATTCAAACCATTATCTGGCTGTGCAGTTACACCCCTGAACATTGGTTTCCAGTTTGTGAAAGAAGAGTTGCTCTGATCTGACCACAGTCTGTTTCTGTGCAGACCAATCCATACAGTATTTCCATTTGCAACTTTCATTATGTACTGATGTTCTGTCTCATTCCTCACACTGGCCAGATCTGTGTATTTCTCTCTGCAGTAGCTCTGAGCTCCAGTCCAGGTCCTCCTTTCAGATACCCAGACATACTTCTGAGAGGGATTTCCTTTGTCTAAGATATCAcacaatttcattaaaatagaaGTTTGTTAATCCTTTCAcatgaaagtttaaaatattttgaaacgaGTTGTCATTTTAGAACATACAGCACCTTATTATTTCCATGCCAGcacgttacgttacttttgtttagtttttccttttttattcaaaatattcacaaactTGTTAACTATGTCTTTAACTATCTAAAATTCTGATTCTCAAATACGTGTAAGTGAATGTTTTGTCATTTACAAAGctttataatgttatttgatCTATAATGTGTGAAGGAGACTGACGTGTTAGTTTGTGTGGCAATTCAGAGAATAGTATCTGTCAGGTTTATAACATGTAAATTCGTCAGTTTCCTCGGAAATGCATGAAAGTAAGGGGCCAGTGAACTAGGGAAGAATAGAGTGAACTTTATAGTTGCCTACACAAAGTGTCtcagatataaataaaacttgtcTTCAGATTATAATTTAATGGACTGTTATTGTCGCCTGTCACTTGGTTTGAAGTGGTATACACTGATCAAAATTTTATGAAATGTCTCTCCAGTGTTCAGAGAAGGCATGCTGAAGCCTTGAGCGACtgacataaataaaatttagaatttaaaagaaatgtcttACCATTAtagcaaacaaatgcaaaatgcGAGTCACATGATGAATCAAACCAGGATTTGTAACtcatgcaaacacacatttcATTCCCACCACTGTTGTCTGGTTCATGACGCCAGTTTCTGAAATCTGTCTCTCCTTCCCGATAGAAATTATTGCCTTCCAGTGACCATCTCCAGCTGTTCACATCATCATACAGTCCAATCCAGGCTGAACCATTGTAACTCCCATTAACTGTGTTAATCAGCCTGTTCATTTCCTCCATGTTATCGATGGTTGCCAGATCAGTGTACTTCTGTCTGCAGTATCTCTGAGCCTCAGTCCAGCTCTTAAACTCTTTCACAAAGTGATACTGATGGAGTGATGTCCAAGATGACACTGTGGaaaaagtgtaaaatgttaGCATTTAAAGTTTTTGACAATCCTGGCTGGGGCTGCACAATAAATCGCGACAATATTGCAATCGATATTAAGAAAAGCTACGATATTCATGTGCGCATCTTCAGTATGTAAATCACCATCCGAAGTCCAGAGGGCGCTTTCGCACAGAAACTCCAAATACGCCCCGAAGAAGAAATCCAGGAAGTAACGATCactgcagctgaataaacagaagatttaacTGCTTTCATTGATTTAACGTGACTAATAAATACACAACTAcgacaatatatggtttatctgacgattataattttcattattacagCAGGAGTgaccaaccctgttcctggagatctaccttcctgcagagtttagttcctaccctgatcaaacacacctgtctgtaatgatcaagtgctccttcagatcctaattagttgggtcaggtgtgtttgatcagggttggagctgaactctgcaggaaggtagatctccaggaacagggttggtcACTCCTGCTGTAATAAGTTGTTGAGCACCCCtgtaatacagtatataataatgcagTGCTATTTGACATTGCTTTTATTACTGCTTAGAATgctataaaaaatgtttgcgtgccttattctgtgtaagaagccacatcatctcacagaaggatttatttcaatCACTCAATTGAAGTTATGAAGTGACTTTTAAGTAAAAACGTTATTAAATTTGGTATTTAGACATGCTTTCAGATTTAGCAGCATTTTGTTACTACACAGCCATAGTTCACCGAGAAGCTACGCAAGCAACTTTATTATCGCAGCGCGATTTGATAATAACGATGTATAATATTGGTGATATCGTCTGTGTggttttgcgtagcttgtcggTGAACTACAGCTCTGTGTATTGACACTGCTCTATCTGAAAGCACGCACGTacatgatggagatttactgctgattacagaaccggctttaatgacaaaatgcgCACGGATATTGCATGTGATTTATGATGCAGCCCTAAACCTGGCCACTACAGAGACATCTACTCACCACTGTAGCAAATGAAAGGTAATGCAATGTTGCAGTTTTCATCTGTCCAGCTCCCAGAATCACTAAATGACACTGCAGTGCAGTATTCACTGCTTCCAGCATTATCTGGCTGTCCTGTCCTCCAGTTACTAAATGAAGAGTTGCTCTGATCTGACCAAGATCTGGTTCTGTATAGTCCAATCCAAAAATTTTGGTCATTGTTATATTGGATTAAATACTGGatcttatttttttcaatttcattcCTGATACTGACGAGGTCTGTGTGATTCTCTCTGCAGTATCTCTGAGCTTCAGTCCAGGTTTTTAATTGGttaacaaatacatattttgtactGACATTCTCTCTTCCTGTtaagacattttcattttaaatattatggaTAATTGGCAAactcttatttttaaatattatattaagtgTACAAGTCTACAATCTTACCATCATAGCAAATGAAGGCATACAAGTTGGAACATGGAGCTTCATACCATATACTGAGATGGATAgacatgtacacacacagacTCTGTCCATCCCAGTTACTTTGTTGCTGAACATACCAGCTTTTAAAACCTTCCTCCAATGCTGCATCATCCAGTGACCATCTCCAGCTGTTCATATCATCATACAGACCAATCCAGGCTGAACCATTGTAACTCCCATTAACTGTGTTAATCAGCCTGTTTATTTCCTCCATGTTTTCAATGGTGGCCAGATCGGTGTAATTCTGTCTGCAGTATCTCTGAGCTTCAGTCCAGGTCTTAGACTCATTCACAAAGTGATACTGATGGGTGCATGAAGATTGGATGCAGGTTCCTTTTGGAAAATACCAGAGGAAAATAATACTATTCTTTTAAAACCAGCACAAACAGAATACCATCAAATGTTTTTGGGAATCAAGTGTTATTAAACTGTGAGTTTATCACAGGACTTTTTGATTCCATAAACCTCTTATATCTCTGAACATACAATACATACATTAATACTTtcaatgaatatatatatatatgtagagagggagagacagaTTTAGGCTGCTTCAGAATCtttaacaaaaacagcttttttagaATCATAAAAAGTCAGAgaataaatgacagaaacaaAGATCTAAATGAACTCACTGTTGTAGCAGAAGAAAGGGATGCTGTAAAAGCAGTTCTCATCAGTCCACTTTCCAGAATCTTTGAGCGATACAGCAGTACAGTGCTGAGGACCCCACTGAGTATTATCATGTATACCATTATCTGGTTGCTGTGGAGAATAAGGAATCCCTGGTTTCCAGTTTTCATAACTGGTAATCTGATGGTCAGACCAAATTCTGTTTCTGTACAGGCCGATCCAGCCTCCATTCCCACCTGTGCTGCTGTAGATGATCTGGTTCTCAGTCTCATTTCTCACATTGACGAGATCTGTGTAATGATCTCTGCAGTATCTACGAGCCTCTGACCAGGTTTTCCCATCACTGATTCTTATGTAACTCTGTGTGGCATTCACTGTACctgaaatatatgaaataagaCACATATATATACGAACAGACATCGATTCATATAGAATAATGGTAAACACATCTTATAAATGAAAAGTACTTACCATCATAGCAAACAAATGAGAAGCTGTCGTCACATGGCAAATCCAACCATGTTCCATCAGAACTCATGTAAACACACAGTTCCTTTCCATCAAGGTTGTTCGGTTCGTAATCCCAGTTCCTGAAATCTCTTTCTCCTTCCTGATAGAAATCATTGTCTTCCAGTGACCATCTCCAGCTGTTCTTTGTCACATCATCATACAGTCCAATCCAGGCTGAACCATTGTAACTCCCATTAACTGTGTTAATCAGTCTGTTCATTTCCTCCATGTTATCAATGGTGGCCAGATCAGTGTAATTCTGTCTGCAGTAACTCTGAGCTTCAGTCCAGGTCTTATTCTCATTTACAAAGTGATACTGATGGGATAATGCCAAAGATGATACTGTGGATAAAAGTGtaaaattgtagtttttaaaagaaattttaatttattaacatggCATCTTTTCATAGCTGTAACAAAGGACAGGTTGACTTTTATCATTGCAattaatgcagtttaattgGTTACAGTCCAGGCTGTGAAATATACATACCACTGTAGCAAATAAAAGGGAATAAAGAATAGCAGTATTCATCTGTCCATTTCCCAGAGTCACTAAATGACACTACAGTGCAGTATTCACTGTTTCCAGCATTATCTGGCTGTCCTGTCCTCCAGTTACTGAATGAAGAGTTGCTCTGATCTGACCAAGATCTGGTTCTGTACAGTCCAATCCAAACAGCCAAAGAATATGGAATTAATGACTGAACCCTGTAGTTTTCAGTCTCATTCCTGATACTGATGAGGTCTGTGTAATGTTTTCTGCAGTAACTCTGAGCTTCAGTCCAGGTTTTGGACTGTTCAACAAACACATAACTTGCACTAGCATTCGCTCTTCCtgtagaaaacagttttaatgttaGGAGTGTGCAGCAAATGCGATCTCAAAATATGTATCTTATGTTAGAACAGGAGATAAAACAGAGAGCAGGTCGGGCTTAAACCGGAAGTTCTTCAAATTACATGAAAAGCTTGTTTAAATGTGAttgttttcttaatttatatCTGTCTCTTTTTCATTTAACAAATATGGCTTGTATAACtcaagttatttttgtttattatagtaaatataatagaatattttCCCTATTGTTCAGAAGAATTTGTTCTTTTTGATGCCTGTTTAATGTGATATAGTAGGCCTTTATCATGGTATCACAAGTGTGTTGTTGTAATTAGTTGTTTGAATGTTCAACTGCAGTTCTCACATCATAGTGGAGTGGCTGAGAGTGGTTAGTTATTTCagaatgattaaaatgaaacattttcattGTCCTATAAAATATAACTGCTCACCATCATAGCAGATAAAAGGATTCATTCTGTAGTAGTCTGCTGTAGTCCACCTCCCCACATGCATGAACACATACATGTATTGTCCTCCATTATTCACTTGGTCTTGTTTAAACCAGTTCCTGAAGTCTTTCTTTCCCACCTTGAAGAAATCACTGTCTTCTAGAGTCCATTTCCAACTGCTCAGATCATCATAGAGTCCAATCCAGGCCAAATCAATGGAATCATTGTTCACTGCATTCATTAACTGGAGCGTCTGTTGTTCGTTTTCAATGGTGGCCAGATCAGTGTATTTCTCTCTACAGTATCTCTGAGCTTCTGCCCAAGTCTTGGATTCATTCACAAAGACATAATGACGAGGGATACTCAAGGTGAAGGTGATAAAACCTGAAAAGAACAGAGGTTTAGTTGGGAATTcgagcacaaaataaattaatgagtgtattttctaaacaattaaaaaaaaactgtaataccaGAAGATTGCCAAAGGCAAAATCTGTACACAGAATGGCAACGTCagtacttaaaatatttaatagaaatGTTTGGATTACCTGATATCAGAAGCAGTGGAAACATATTTACTCTGTGAGgaaatatatgcattttcaaatgtgcaatacattcatttacattttttttacatttatttatttgcattttcttgATTTATTactatacaattttaaatagcaagatttttaaaaagccattttcATCAGTTGGTGAACAATTTACCTATGGAGTATTGTGTAGTATCGTCTTTTCTCTTGCTTGCTGTTTAGTTTAGGTGGTAGtttatcattttcatatttatagtGAGTTTCTATGGGTGTGATCATGCCAGTAACACCCATGACATAAAAAACGTGTCATCACATAGCTGCCTTATAGGTGTGAGTGTGAAAACTGTACTTACATAcgtaaaaatgtgcttttacaTGAAGCTATTGCTTTCCAAACCATGTTCTaacttgttaataaataaacatgcaaatagtTTCAGAGAATATCCTATGACAATTCAATCCATTCAACAAAAGGTTAGCTTTGGTTATTCTTGCAATCcttacagtatatacagtaaaACTTCCACCAGTCTGTTTGTTGTAAATGTCTGTCTTTGACTGGTTGTTCAACTGCAATGTAACCACCCGGTTGTTATTGCAGAATAAATCCTGACAGGTTTATCAGCAGCCCAACATGAAGCAGAGGCTCggcacaaaagtaaataattagatatGAAACATTAATCTGTGTCAGCGACAGTAGGGTGATACATATAATTACTAACGGTCAAGTTACCAGTTTTACCGGTTGTTGTTGGGAATAACACACCTCATAATGTTGTGATTGAACAATCAGAATCAAGAATTCCAGGGAGGTGTGTAATAAGTtgttcccatctcattttctcctccaactttaaaatcgtcctacatcgttgCAGAAGTATCGActcagtgtttaaaaagtaaacatgcaaagaaggttaAACGCcccttcttaaaaaaaagtaaaacagtgatgtaggacaattttaaagtcatatgcataaaaataaaggttatatGTTGTATACCTCTTTATGATTGGTTCAGCACTTGTCATTGCTAATCATACGCCTTTGTTACCAAGCATATTAAATATTCTTTTGTCAGTTAATACTATTAAAGCAAACTGGTCCTAACTGGTATATGTCATTCATTCATGATAATTAATGCTCTTTATATCTCTGTAATATCACAAATGTACACGGAATTCAGAAATACACACAACAGATCCTCCTAAATAAATTTGGAATAAATCAGAGTAATTGATTCAATATAATATTCCTAAAAGTAATCATACTGgatatttaatttctgaaataattcatgtttttttcagtgaacaCAGTTACTTGCATGTTTAATTTGGTGAGTGGCATCTAGTCGTCAAAAAGTTGATTGctaatttgatcaaataatgaaTCCAGAAAGGTGTTAAAAATTGCAGTTTATATTATTTCCAGTTCATTCGTGTAATTATAAGTAGAAGTTTAAGCTGAGAGGATTGCACATGTACTGCTGTAGGTGTTCCAGGTATtcatgcataaaataaacaaaaattaaaacatacattatgaGATAGGAATCTTAAAAGAAATAAGGAAAACATTACCacaaattgttttctattttacatGTGTTAAATTACAGACATTTTTAAGATCAGAAGTTTAGATCCATTTATTAGATCCATTTCATCTATTGAAAAACTTTTAGGAAGTTCACTAAAGTTAAGTGGTAGTTTGATAAATCATTTCTCTcagcattgcattgtgggatactgactgcacattttaaactggatttttacAGTCAAGGTCTGTAAATTACAGATCAGCATAGCTCCTGTTTAATAATACTATGATATCATGAGATTGTAGGCAAAACCCAGCTCTAGCTTTAAAGCATTGTGGGCtgcagaaaataagctctgACCAACAAAAGTTTATGATTCTTAAATGTTATTGTCCATCGGTAGCACGTTATTTTACAATCCTGTTCCTCATGTACATGCTACATAATTAgtatagtaattataataactaGGTAATAACTAGGTACTAACCCTGAACCTAACCCTACCTTATATTCCCAGAACATTCTTAGGCAGGTGCACTGTAAGTATACTGTTAGTACATACAAGTACACATACTGTAAGATCTTCACAGAtaaacacaacttttttttttttttacttgaaaaacattaatttaaagaagtagtttgctttcagaacaaaaaattatagataatttactcatctccttgttatccaagatgttcgtgtctgtctttcttcagtcgtaaacaaatagtttttttttttaaggaaaaacatttcaggaattgacttttatggtgcccccgagtttgaacgtccaaaatgcagtttaaatgcggcttcaaagggctctaaactgaggaagaagggtcttatctagcaaaatgattagtTATTGTCTAAAAAAACTGATtgactttttaacctcaaatg encodes:
- the LOC127152436 gene encoding C-type mannose receptor 2-like, with protein sequence MPFICYKRICSESLCTRQYHFVNESKTWTEAQRYCRQNYTDLATIDNMEEMNRLYKTVRGTYYGKAWIGLYDDMNSWRWSLDNTTLDGGFKSWYVQQPVDAGGQSLCVYMSYHWGIWSEASCYYTLPFVCYDGRPNATERYVVIYYNKNWTEAQSYCREHHTDLVSIRNETENHRVQSLIFDYYTVWIGLYRTRSWSDQSNSSFSNWRTGQPDNAGYSEYCTAVSFRDSGSWTDENCNTALPFICYSALASFCQYHFVNESKTWTEAQRYCRQNYTDLATIENMEEMNRLINTVNGSYNDSAWIGLYDDVNSWRWSLEDNDFYQEGERDFRNFYHEPNNYDGNDLCVYMNYAGDWFDSSCDNFFTFVCYDGTENSSQKYVWVSEYTTWTGAQSYCREKYTDLASVRNETEHQQIINVAHYYYYYVWIGLHRNRLWSDQSNSSFTHWLPYTQSVEAQPDNGASVQALNGAQHCTAVSLQYFGQWTDESCFASLPFFCYGGEKTYLL